The Actinocatenispora sera genome has a window encoding:
- a CDS encoding ATP/GTP-binding protein: MGGGRAAGLARVEDRFVDLVSDVDSAGSMLRYGQCGFSDRLAVHLYGMPPQQRYWFMWDALSAGAVAALVLADASRLGDCYPALDYVAARRLPHLVAVTGAHRYQLAEVRQALAVGAEVPVLLTESDRPRPAREVLHALVRYAIARRNSTAA, from the coding sequence TTGGGCGGCGGTCGCGCGGCGGGGCTGGCCCGCGTCGAGGACCGCTTCGTCGACCTCGTGTCCGATGTGGACAGTGCCGGTTCGATGCTGCGGTACGGGCAGTGCGGGTTCTCCGACCGCCTCGCCGTGCACCTGTACGGGATGCCGCCGCAGCAGCGGTACTGGTTCATGTGGGACGCGCTGTCCGCGGGCGCGGTCGCCGCGCTGGTGCTGGCCGACGCGAGCCGGCTCGGCGACTGCTACCCGGCGCTGGACTACGTCGCCGCTCGCCGCCTGCCGCACCTGGTCGCGGTGACCGGCGCCCACCGGTACCAGCTGGCCGAGGTGCGGCAGGCGCTCGCCGTCGGCGCCGAGGTGCCGGTGCTGCTGACCGAGTCCGACCGGCCCCGACCCGCCCGCGAGGTACTGCACGCGCTGGTGCGGTACGCGATCGCGCGGCGCAACTCCACCGCCGCCTGA
- a CDS encoding (Fe-S)-binding protein, with the protein MAGDKIFDDDLLSRCMSCGFCLPSCPTYQLTGEEASSPRGRITLMRAVQEDRLDVTDPTVLAQSQFCLGCRACEPVCPAGVQYGQLLEQWRDTEWQGRRRPLLARALMAMMSWLGMAGITLLGLVRGAAVTRRGSAAAPHLMLGCVERVLYPRVSRSARRLVPALRAPAVQGCCGALHAHNGESAQGRRMAQRLGKQLPGTIVTTSGGCSAHLTHELGADRVVEFSAWIAAGNGPDPASLRPIMLDERGKPLPRHASGGRPARIGLQDSCHLRNAVGVWRQPRELIAHLGEYVEVPNAAGCCGAAGSYSVLRPGDSRAVLAPKLDALAELDLDYLAVVNPGCYRQLAGALKGSRTKVVHLAELLATAAD; encoded by the coding sequence ATGGCCGGCGACAAGATCTTCGACGACGACCTGCTGAGCCGGTGCATGTCGTGCGGGTTCTGCCTGCCGAGCTGCCCGACGTACCAGCTGACCGGGGAGGAGGCGTCGTCCCCGCGCGGCCGCATCACGTTGATGCGCGCGGTACAGGAGGATCGGCTCGACGTGACCGACCCGACCGTGCTGGCGCAGTCGCAGTTCTGCCTGGGTTGCCGCGCCTGCGAGCCGGTCTGCCCGGCCGGTGTCCAGTATGGACAGTTGCTGGAGCAGTGGCGGGACACCGAGTGGCAGGGCCGGCGCCGGCCGCTGCTGGCCCGCGCGCTGATGGCGATGATGTCCTGGCTCGGCATGGCCGGCATCACCCTGCTCGGCCTGGTACGGGGCGCCGCCGTCACCCGCCGCGGCAGCGCCGCCGCACCACACCTGATGCTCGGCTGCGTCGAACGGGTGCTCTATCCCCGGGTGTCCCGGTCGGCCCGCCGGCTGGTACCGGCGTTGCGCGCGCCGGCCGTGCAGGGGTGCTGCGGCGCGCTGCACGCGCACAACGGCGAATCGGCGCAGGGCCGCCGGATGGCGCAGCGGCTCGGCAAGCAGCTGCCCGGCACGATCGTCACCACCTCCGGCGGCTGCTCCGCGCACCTGACCCACGAGCTCGGCGCGGACCGGGTGGTCGAGTTCTCCGCCTGGATCGCCGCCGGCAACGGCCCCGATCCCGCCTCGCTGCGCCCGATCATGCTGGACGAGCGGGGGAAGCCCTTGCCGCGCCACGCATCCGGTGGCCGGCCGGCGCGGATCGGCCTGCAGGACTCCTGCCACCTGCGCAACGCGGTGGGCGTCTGGCGGCAGCCGCGCGAGCTGATCGCGCACCTCGGTGAGTACGTCGAGGTGCCCAACGCGGCGGGCTGCTGCGGTGCGGCCGGCTCGTACTCGGTGTTGCGGCCGGGCGATTCGCGCGCCGTCCTGGCGCCCAAGCTCGACGCGCTCGCCGAGCTCGACCTGGACTACCTCGCCGTCGTCAACCCGGGCTGCTACCGGCAGCTCGCCGGCGCCCTGAAGGGCAGCCGCACCAAGGTCGTGCACCTCGCCGAGCTGCTCGCCACCGCCGCCGACTGA
- a CDS encoding proline--tRNA ligase has protein sequence MSGLFGATLHTAPGSSESAGHRQMLRAGMVRQLAQGIFSYLPLGWRSVRKIERILREEMAAVGGQELSMPVAQPAELWQASGRYDTVGAELARFADRRGRGMVLAMTHEEAVTELARTEVGSYRDLPRMVFQLQTKFRDDARPRAGLIRVREFVMKDAYSLDRDAAGLARQYANQYRAYFRVFGRCGVPALAVASEVGMMGGELAHEFMYPTPIGEDTLLLCDACGYRANRQVATFAKPTPPAEAPRPMRRVATPNAATVAELAAAAGVGPDRIAKAVFVQADLGATEEPVIGVVRGDMDLNEAKLAAALGAADLRPMTTDEITAIGAVAGYGSPVGLTGVRVVVDELVAATPNLLAGANLDGYHLRDVNVGRDFTPETVRDIVAARAGDGCPRCGAALRTTRGVEVGQIFKLGDRYSAALGATFTDADGVRRPVQMGCYGIGVGRLLGCAAEAHHDERGLTLPITIAPYQVHLCQLGDVAAAAAQTLYERLGAAGVEVLYDDRGQRAGSQFADADLIGAPLRATIGARSLERGEVELRDRATGGSWPVPLATAAGAIGAAVADRLAQANAVGPVDLPPELATG, from the coding sequence ATGTCCGGACTGTTCGGCGCGACTCTGCACACCGCGCCGGGCAGCAGCGAGTCGGCGGGGCATCGGCAGATGCTGCGCGCCGGGATGGTGCGACAACTGGCGCAGGGGATCTTCTCCTACCTGCCGCTCGGCTGGCGCAGCGTCCGCAAGATCGAACGGATCCTGCGCGAGGAGATGGCCGCGGTCGGCGGCCAGGAACTGTCCATGCCGGTCGCCCAGCCGGCCGAGCTGTGGCAGGCCTCCGGCCGGTACGACACGGTCGGCGCGGAGCTGGCCCGGTTCGCCGATCGGCGTGGCCGCGGCATGGTGCTCGCGATGACGCACGAGGAGGCGGTGACCGAGCTGGCCCGTACCGAGGTCGGCTCGTACCGGGATCTGCCGCGGATGGTCTTCCAGCTGCAGACGAAGTTCCGGGACGACGCGCGGCCGCGGGCCGGGCTGATCCGGGTCCGCGAGTTCGTGATGAAGGACGCGTACAGCCTGGACCGCGACGCCGCGGGGCTGGCCCGGCAGTACGCCAACCAGTACCGCGCCTACTTTCGGGTGTTCGGCCGGTGCGGGGTGCCGGCGCTCGCGGTGGCCTCCGAGGTCGGGATGATGGGCGGCGAGCTGGCGCACGAGTTCATGTACCCGACGCCGATCGGCGAGGACACCCTGCTGCTCTGCGACGCCTGCGGCTACCGGGCCAACCGGCAGGTCGCGACGTTCGCCAAGCCGACCCCGCCGGCCGAGGCGCCGCGGCCGATGCGGCGCGTCGCCACGCCGAACGCGGCGACCGTCGCCGAGCTCGCCGCGGCGGCCGGGGTGGGCCCGGACCGGATCGCCAAGGCGGTGTTCGTCCAGGCCGACCTCGGCGCGACCGAGGAGCCGGTGATCGGGGTGGTCCGCGGCGACATGGACCTCAACGAGGCCAAGCTCGCCGCCGCGCTGGGCGCCGCCGACCTGCGGCCGATGACCACCGACGAGATCACCGCGATCGGCGCGGTCGCCGGCTACGGCTCGCCGGTCGGCCTCACCGGCGTCCGGGTGGTGGTCGACGAGCTCGTGGCGGCGACGCCGAACCTGCTCGCCGGCGCCAACCTCGACGGGTACCACCTGCGCGACGTCAACGTGGGCCGCGACTTCACCCCGGAGACGGTGCGCGACATCGTCGCGGCGCGTGCCGGTGACGGCTGCCCGCGGTGCGGTGCCGCGCTGCGTACCACCCGCGGCGTCGAGGTCGGGCAGATCTTCAAGCTCGGCGACCGGTACTCTGCGGCGCTCGGCGCCACGTTCACCGACGCCGACGGGGTGCGCCGGCCGGTGCAGATGGGCTGTTACGGCATCGGGGTGGGGCGGCTGCTCGGTTGCGCCGCGGAGGCGCACCACGACGAGCGCGGACTGACGCTGCCGATCACGATCGCGCCGTACCAGGTGCACCTGTGCCAGCTCGGTGACGTGGCCGCGGCGGCCGCGCAGACCCTGTACGAGCGGCTGGGCGCGGCGGGGGTCGAGGTGCTGTACGACGACCGCGGGCAGCGGGCCGGCAGCCAGTTCGCCGACGCGGACCTGATCGGCGCGCCGCTGCGGGCCACGATCGGCGCGCGGTCGCTGGAACGCGGCGAGGTCGAGCTGCGCGACCGGGCGACCGGCGGGTCCTGGCCGGTACCGCTGGCCACCGCGGCCGGTGCGATCGGTGCCGCGGTCGCGGACCGGTTGGCGCAGGCCAACGCGGTAGGGCCGGTCGACCTGCCGCCGGAGCTGGCCACCGGGTGA
- the nhaC gene encoding Na+/H+ antiporter NhaC, which produces MASTPDTPGRPGRPVRPPSLLDALLPLGALVILIGGALVLFGLDALDGPIQVALVLCCMVAALIALKNGNSLPAIQRAEQSALSSISSAIFILLAVGALIGTWNMSGTIPTLVYYGLQVLSPGWYYAATALICGVIAMSIGSSWTTAGTIGVGLVGVAIMLGVSPAITAGAVISGAYLGDKLSPLSETTVLTAQLVKVDTYRHIRQQAWTSVPAFGIAVVVFVVLGLARGPQPGAAQTASVDLHELGEIFHITPLNLLPLVLLGFLSIKRVPASIALLSSALFAGVLGAILQYRIVAGFVGDPSGGLVVVSLKGIWSAMATGFEKNSGVSDVDQLLSRGGMDSMLPTLWLIIGAVTFGTLLEEFGLISRLIDPILHAARGTGRLYLTVAGSGIGLNIVAGDQYIALVLPARLFRSEFARRGLAPTNLSRLAADCGTVTSPLVPWNSCGAFMGAVLGVAVPRYLPFAVFCLASPLLTVLYGFTGFRINRIEATAEPVDPVAGQPPEPAAPDS; this is translated from the coding sequence GTGGCGTCCACACCGGACACACCGGGACGGCCCGGCCGACCGGTCCGACCACCATCGCTGCTGGACGCGCTCCTGCCGCTGGGCGCGCTGGTGATCCTGATCGGTGGCGCGCTGGTGCTGTTCGGCCTGGACGCGCTGGACGGGCCGATCCAGGTGGCGCTGGTGCTGTGCTGCATGGTCGCGGCGCTGATCGCACTCAAGAACGGCAACTCGTTGCCGGCGATCCAGCGCGCCGAACAGTCCGCGCTGTCCTCCATCAGCAGCGCGATCTTCATCCTGCTCGCGGTCGGCGCGTTGATCGGCACCTGGAACATGTCCGGCACCATCCCGACCCTGGTGTACTACGGCCTGCAGGTGCTCTCGCCCGGCTGGTACTACGCGGCGACGGCCCTGATCTGCGGCGTGATCGCGATGTCGATCGGTAGCTCGTGGACGACCGCGGGCACCATCGGGGTGGGTCTGGTCGGGGTGGCGATCATGCTCGGCGTCTCGCCGGCGATCACCGCCGGTGCGGTCATCTCCGGTGCCTACCTCGGCGACAAGCTGTCCCCGCTGTCGGAGACCACGGTGCTCACCGCGCAGCTGGTCAAGGTCGACACCTACCGGCACATCCGGCAGCAGGCGTGGACCTCGGTGCCGGCGTTCGGGATCGCGGTGGTGGTGTTCGTCGTGCTGGGGCTGGCCCGGGGGCCCCAGCCCGGTGCTGCCCAGACCGCCTCGGTCGACCTGCACGAGCTGGGCGAGATCTTCCACATCACGCCGCTGAACCTGCTACCCCTGGTACTGCTCGGATTCCTGTCCATCAAGAGGGTGCCGGCGTCGATCGCGCTGCTGAGCTCGGCGCTGTTCGCCGGCGTGCTGGGCGCGATCCTGCAGTACCGGATCGTCGCCGGGTTCGTCGGTGATCCGTCCGGTGGCCTGGTCGTCGTGTCGCTCAAGGGCATCTGGTCGGCCATGGCCACCGGGTTCGAGAAGAACTCCGGCGTGTCCGATGTGGACCAGTTGCTGTCGCGGGGCGGGATGGACAGCATGCTGCCGACGCTGTGGCTGATCATCGGTGCGGTCACGTTCGGTACGTTGCTGGAGGAGTTCGGCCTGATCTCCCGGCTGATCGATCCGATCCTGCACGCCGCGCGCGGCACCGGTCGGCTCTACCTCACCGTCGCCGGGTCCGGGATCGGACTCAACATCGTCGCGGGCGACCAGTACATCGCGCTCGTACTGCCGGCGCGGCTGTTCCGGTCCGAGTTCGCCCGCCGCGGCCTGGCGCCCACCAACCTGTCCCGGCTCGCGGCCGACTGCGGCACGGTCACCTCGCCGCTCGTGCCGTGGAACTCCTGCGGTGCGTTCATGGGCGCCGTGCTCGGCGTCGCCGTACCCCGGTACCTGCCCTTCGCCGTGTTCTGCCTCGCCAGCCCGCTGCTCACCGTCCTGTACGGCTTCACCGGGTTCCGGATCAACCGCATCGAGGCGACCGCGGAGCCGGTCGATCCCGTTGCCGGGCAACCGCCCGAGCCCGCGGCACCAGATTCCTGA
- a CDS encoding FAD-binding oxidoreductase, translating into MDSTELAGRLAEIVGERHVRTAEGDLEAYARDATPLFRHRPDVVVFPGDAAEVAAVLKLATELSVPVVPRGAGSNLAAATVPLAGGIVLVLTRLTEILEISAPELLARVQPGVSTRALAEAAAGRGLLYVPDPGSQVVSTIGGNVATCAGGLRGLKYGVTRNYVLGLEVVLPTGEIIRTGGRLWKDVAGYDLTRLLTGSEGTLGVITEVTVALVPKPAAARTGVAYFADLAAAGRAVAAVIEAGITPATCEFLDRTCVAAVEDYAHLGLDTQAGALLLFGDDGDPEMVQASLTRIGQVCTEHGATGVTLAESVAASEELLAARRCSLPALSRLGSLTILEDATVPRPKLAEMADRIAAIAARHELTIGTFGHAGDGNLHPTCVLDVHDLDAIERSHAAFGEIFAAALELGGTITGEHGVGAAKLPYLERRLGADQLALLRRIKAAFDPAGILNPGKLGS; encoded by the coding sequence GTGGACAGCACCGAGCTGGCCGGGCGGCTCGCCGAGATCGTCGGCGAGCGGCACGTCCGTACCGCCGAGGGCGACCTGGAGGCGTACGCGCGAGACGCCACCCCGCTGTTCCGGCACCGCCCCGACGTGGTGGTCTTCCCCGGCGACGCCGCCGAGGTCGCCGCGGTGCTCAAGCTGGCCACCGAGCTGTCGGTACCAGTGGTTCCGCGCGGCGCCGGATCCAACCTGGCCGCCGCCACCGTGCCGTTGGCCGGCGGCATCGTGCTGGTACTCACCCGGCTGACCGAGATCCTGGAAATCTCCGCGCCGGAGCTGCTGGCCCGGGTCCAGCCCGGGGTGTCGACCAGGGCGCTGGCCGAGGCGGCCGCCGGGCGCGGCCTGCTGTACGTGCCCGATCCGGGCTCCCAGGTGGTGTCGACCATCGGCGGCAACGTCGCCACCTGTGCCGGCGGGCTGCGCGGCCTCAAGTACGGGGTGACCCGCAACTACGTGCTGGGCCTGGAGGTGGTGCTGCCCACCGGCGAGATCATCCGCACCGGCGGCCGGCTGTGGAAGGACGTCGCCGGCTACGACCTGACCCGGCTGCTCACCGGCTCGGAGGGCACCCTCGGGGTGATCACCGAGGTCACCGTCGCCCTGGTGCCCAAGCCCGCGGCCGCCCGCACCGGCGTCGCGTACTTCGCCGACCTGGCCGCGGCCGGTCGTGCCGTCGCTGCCGTGATCGAGGCCGGCATCACGCCCGCGACCTGCGAGTTCCTCGACCGCACCTGCGTGGCGGCGGTCGAGGACTACGCCCACCTGGGGCTCGACACGCAGGCTGGTGCGCTGCTGCTGTTCGGCGACGACGGCGATCCGGAGATGGTGCAGGCGAGCCTGACCCGCATCGGCCAGGTGTGCACCGAGCACGGCGCCACCGGGGTGACGCTCGCCGAGAGCGTCGCGGCCAGCGAGGAGCTGCTCGCCGCCCGGCGCTGTTCGCTGCCCGCGCTGTCCCGGCTCGGTTCGCTCACCATCCTGGAGGACGCCACGGTGCCGCGGCCGAAGCTCGCCGAGATGGCCGACCGGATCGCCGCCATCGCCGCGCGACACGAGCTCACCATCGGTACCTTCGGTCACGCCGGAGACGGCAACCTGCACCCCACGTGCGTGCTGGACGTGCACGACCTCGACGCGATCGAGCGCTCGCACGCCGCGTTCGGCGAGATCTTCGCCGCCGCGCTCGAGCTGGGCGGCACCATCACCGGCGAGCACGGCGTCGGCGCGGCGAAGCTGCCGTACCTGGAGCGCCGGCTCGGCGCCGACCAGCTGGCGCTGCTGCGCCGGATCAAGGCCGCGTTCGATCCTGCGGGCATCCTCAACCCCGGAAAGCTCGGTTCCTGA
- the ypfJ gene encoding KPN_02809 family neutral zinc metallopeptidase, translating into MAGLQARRALGALAAVAALVLAAAGCGGYGGGGYGGSSASPSAHRSTPAGLASRPPHLESAPQPSASPKFPAPTSEAGRRQLLTAVFDDAQDMWAKIFANSGMHYQKAKLTIFSGGVQTGCGEAGSELGPFYCPADHGVYLDTSFFTALQQKFGVQGGLPPAYVVGHEMGHHVQNLVGTLASVRAAQQAAPEQKNQLSIRQELQADCYAGVWIHSSYTRDLVSESDLNDALHAATVIADDFQQHRQTGTVRPDEWTHGSAAQRRQWLATGFTEGDPDRCDTFSAG; encoded by the coding sequence ATGGCAGGACTGCAGGCCCGCCGTGCGCTGGGCGCTCTGGCCGCCGTGGCGGCGCTGGTACTGGCGGCGGCCGGATGCGGTGGCTACGGCGGCGGGGGCTACGGCGGCTCGTCGGCGAGTCCGTCGGCGCACCGGTCCACCCCGGCGGGACTGGCGAGCCGGCCGCCGCACCTGGAATCCGCGCCGCAACCGAGCGCCTCGCCGAAGTTCCCGGCGCCGACCAGCGAGGCCGGCCGCCGGCAGCTGCTGACCGCGGTGTTCGACGACGCGCAGGACATGTGGGCGAAGATCTTCGCGAACAGCGGAATGCACTACCAGAAGGCGAAACTGACCATCTTCAGCGGCGGCGTCCAGACCGGCTGCGGCGAGGCGGGAAGCGAACTCGGTCCCTTCTACTGCCCGGCCGACCACGGCGTGTACCTGGACACCTCGTTCTTCACCGCGCTGCAACAGAAGTTCGGCGTGCAGGGCGGCCTGCCCCCCGCGTACGTGGTGGGGCACGAGATGGGCCACCACGTGCAGAACCTGGTCGGCACGTTGGCGAGCGTGCGGGCCGCGCAGCAGGCGGCGCCGGAGCAGAAGAACCAGCTGTCGATCCGGCAGGAGCTGCAGGCCGACTGCTACGCCGGGGTGTGGATCCACAGCAGCTACACCCGCGATCTGGTCAGCGAATCCGACCTGAACGACGCACTGCATGCCGCGACGGTGATCGCGGACGACTTCCAGCAGCATCGCCAGACCGGCACGGTACGGCCCGACGAGTGGACCCACGGTTCGGCGGCGCAGCGCCGGCAGTGGCTCGCCACCGGCTTCACCGAGGGCGACCCGGACCGGTGCGACACGTTCTCGGCCGGGTGA
- a CDS encoding helix-turn-helix transcriptional regulator gives MNRTERLHALVDALRAVAPEPRSTRWLAERFSVSVRTIERDTAALAESGVPLFAVPGPQGGFAIDDTGDRELPPVALTPDEAIAVAVGLAQLTGSAFHGSADAVLVKLTARYPGLIGAAAEAVTTGDGLDLPPGGDQFPAIPVVLQRALATERVLELDYTDANGRPSRRVVEPIGVLTAPGDDGPHWLLLAWCRLRHGVRGFRIDRIRRARLGTERVPARRALAELHVPGLIPTEPDIPAQRRAPASRAATVSAHHGSPADPAPAGATTVGGESGAEVAG, from the coding sequence ATGAACCGGACCGAACGTTTGCACGCCCTCGTCGACGCACTCCGCGCGGTGGCCCCCGAGCCGCGCTCCACACGATGGCTCGCCGAGCGTTTCTCGGTGAGCGTGCGCACCATCGAGCGCGACACCGCCGCGCTCGCCGAATCGGGCGTCCCGCTGTTTGCGGTGCCCGGCCCGCAGGGCGGGTTCGCCATCGACGACACCGGCGATCGCGAGCTGCCGCCGGTGGCGCTCACCCCGGACGAGGCGATCGCCGTCGCGGTCGGCCTCGCCCAGCTGACCGGATCGGCGTTCCACGGCTCCGCCGATGCGGTGCTGGTCAAGCTGACCGCCCGCTATCCGGGGCTGATCGGCGCCGCGGCCGAGGCGGTCACCACCGGAGACGGTCTCGACCTGCCGCCCGGCGGCGACCAGTTCCCGGCGATACCGGTGGTGCTGCAGCGGGCGCTCGCCACCGAGCGGGTGCTGGAACTCGACTACACCGACGCCAACGGCCGGCCCAGCCGGCGCGTCGTCGAACCGATCGGCGTGCTCACCGCACCCGGCGACGACGGCCCGCACTGGCTGCTGCTCGCCTGGTGCCGGCTGCGGCACGGGGTGCGCGGCTTCCGGATCGACCGGATCCGCCGGGCCCGGCTCGGCACCGAGCGGGTGCCGGCCCGGCGAGCGCTGGCCGAACTGCACGTCCCCGGCCTGATCCCCACCGAGCCGGACATTCCGGCCCAACGCCGCGCGCCTGCCAGCCGGGCGGCGACCGTCTCGGCCCACCACGGCTCGCCGGCCGACCCGGCGCCGGCTGGCGCGACGACCGTCGGCGGGGAGAGCGGTGCGGAGGTCGCGGGGTGA
- a CDS encoding type 1 glutamine amidotransferase: MSDARTLVVENDPTDDVRLLGDWLTEAGLTLEVVRPHAGEPLPDDLSGYAGLVVLGGGLPDTSWYEREQSLLRVAGRQRIPTLAVCLGAQLLALAFGGYVERAAAGPEIGPKLVAKRDAAGLDPLFADVPLMPDVIAFHHDEVTELPEGATLLAASPSYPHQAFRYGDRMWGLQFHIECDRDMLAGWIADSADVAAAGLDREALLAQCVQVLPDVAATWRPFAHRFADLVAGRSSARTSLPLLEG, encoded by the coding sequence GTGAGTGATGCACGAACGCTTGTGGTGGAGAACGACCCGACCGACGATGTGCGGCTGCTCGGCGACTGGCTCACCGAGGCCGGGCTGACCCTCGAGGTGGTGCGACCGCACGCCGGCGAACCGCTGCCGGACGATCTGTCCGGCTACGCCGGCCTGGTCGTGCTCGGCGGCGGCCTGCCCGACACCTCGTGGTACGAGCGGGAGCAGTCGCTGCTGCGCGTCGCCGGCCGGCAGCGGATCCCGACACTCGCGGTGTGCCTGGGCGCGCAACTGCTCGCGCTCGCGTTCGGCGGCTACGTCGAGCGGGCGGCGGCCGGCCCGGAGATCGGACCGAAGCTCGTCGCCAAGCGCGACGCGGCCGGCCTCGACCCGCTGTTCGCCGACGTGCCGCTGATGCCCGACGTGATCGCCTTCCACCACGACGAGGTCACCGAGCTGCCCGAGGGCGCCACCCTGCTCGCCGCGTCCCCGTCGTACCCGCACCAGGCCTTCCGGTACGGCGACCGGATGTGGGGGCTGCAGTTCCACATCGAGTGTGACCGGGACATGCTCGCCGGCTGGATCGCCGACTCGGCCGACGTGGCCGCGGCCGGGCTCGACCGGGAGGCGCTGCTGGCCCAGTGCGTGCAGGTGCTGCCGGACGTGGCGGCGACCTGGCGGCCGTTCGCGCACCGGTTCGCCGATCTGGTCGCCGGGCGCAGCTCGGCGCGCACCTCGTTGCCGCTGCTGGAGGGTTGA
- a CDS encoding basic amino acid/polyamine antiporter — protein sequence MAADTAQAPQKTAKVSFGTLSMMVVGSMVGAGVFSLPARFGEATGIWGALIAWGIAGAGMLMLAFVFQSLAVRKPKLDAGVYAYAKAGFGQYIGFFSAFGYWASACVGNVLYWVLIMSTIGAVAAPLGHGDTLLAVLLSSVGLWLFFFLIRRGVKEATAINRIVTVAKLVPILVFIVLAVVFLKPAVFVDNLAGAPHLGSLYHQVTGTMLVTVFVFLGVEGASVYSRHARRREDVGRATVLGFLGVLAVFASVTIVSYGILPLDQIAHLRQPSMAGVLEEAVGTWGKVFVSVGLIISVLGAYLAWTLMAAEVLFVAAKDDDMPRFLGRANAADVPTASLLMTTILSQIVLVVTLFSENAFDFVLDLTSALTLIPFLLVAGYAVRIAVTGDGYDAARTGLRRDLIIGSLATIYTAFLLYAAGVKFILVSLIIYAPASVLFAMARREQGRRVFSPAELVVLAVSVAGAVVGVVALALGWISI from the coding sequence ATGGCCGCGGACACTGCGCAGGCGCCGCAGAAGACCGCGAAGGTCTCGTTCGGCACGCTGTCGATGATGGTGGTCGGCTCGATGGTCGGTGCCGGGGTGTTCTCGCTGCCGGCCCGGTTCGGTGAGGCGACCGGCATCTGGGGCGCGCTGATCGCCTGGGGGATCGCGGGCGCCGGCATGCTGATGCTGGCCTTCGTCTTCCAGAGCCTCGCCGTGCGCAAGCCGAAGCTGGACGCCGGTGTGTACGCCTACGCCAAGGCGGGATTCGGCCAGTACATCGGGTTCTTCTCGGCGTTCGGCTACTGGGCCAGCGCCTGCGTGGGCAACGTCTTGTACTGGGTGCTGATCATGTCGACGATCGGCGCCGTCGCCGCGCCGCTCGGCCACGGCGACACGCTTCTCGCGGTGCTGCTGTCCTCCGTCGGGCTGTGGCTGTTCTTCTTCCTGATCCGGCGCGGGGTCAAGGAGGCGACCGCGATCAACCGGATCGTCACCGTCGCCAAGCTGGTGCCGATCCTGGTCTTCATCGTCCTCGCGGTGGTGTTTCTCAAGCCGGCCGTGTTCGTCGACAACCTGGCCGGTGCCCCGCACCTCGGCTCGCTGTACCACCAGGTGACCGGCACGATGCTGGTGACGGTGTTCGTCTTCCTCGGCGTGGAGGGCGCGAGCGTCTACTCCCGGCACGCCCGGCGCCGGGAGGACGTGGGCCGGGCGACGGTACTGGGATTCCTCGGCGTGCTCGCCGTCTTCGCCTCGGTCACGATCGTCTCGTACGGCATCCTTCCGCTCGATCAGATCGCGCACCTGCGTCAGCCGTCGATGGCGGGCGTGCTGGAGGAGGCCGTCGGCACCTGGGGCAAGGTGTTCGTCAGCGTCGGCCTGATCATCTCGGTGCTCGGCGCCTACCTGGCGTGGACGCTGATGGCCGCCGAGGTGCTGTTCGTCGCGGCCAAGGACGACGACATGCCCCGGTTCCTCGGCCGCGCCAACGCCGCCGACGTACCGACCGCGTCGCTGCTGATGACGACGATCCTGTCCCAGATCGTCCTGGTGGTCACGTTGTTCTCGGAGAACGCGTTCGACTTCGTGCTGGACCTGACGAGCGCGCTGACCCTGATCCCGTTCCTGCTCGTGGCCGGCTACGCGGTGCGCATCGCCGTGACCGGGGACGGCTACGACGCCGCCCGCACCGGTCTGCGCCGGGACCTGATCATCGGCAGCCTCGCCACCATCTACACCGCGTTCCTGCTGTATGCCGCGGGAGTCAAGTTCATCCTGGTCTCCCTGATCATCTACGCACCGGCATCGGTGCTGTTCGCGATGGCGCGGCGGGAGCAGGGCCGCCGGGTGTTCAGCCCCGCGGAGCTCGTGGTGCTCGCCGTCTCGGTGGCGGGCGCGGTCGTCGGGGTCGTGGCGCTGGCGCTGGGCTGGATATCGATCTGA
- a CDS encoding DUF7144 family membrane protein, which produces MSAAAPSEGYRVRRHVRPSVALAGMLLIVLAVMNGLDGIAAIAHSRVFVPSASLVFGPLNAWGWALLAIAVVQAGCGVLLLFRISSVRWLAAVMIVLDIFTQMVVMPAYPFWAIMIIGVNIVALYVLFAHGGSAPQEVLARGELRPSMPRDTGNLPYPR; this is translated from the coding sequence ATGAGCGCCGCGGCACCGAGCGAGGGGTATCGGGTTCGTCGGCACGTGCGACCGAGCGTCGCACTCGCCGGGATGTTGCTCATCGTCCTGGCGGTGATGAACGGGCTGGACGGTATCGCCGCGATCGCCCACTCGCGCGTGTTCGTACCCTCCGCGAGCCTGGTGTTCGGACCGCTGAACGCCTGGGGTTGGGCGCTGCTCGCGATCGCGGTGGTGCAGGCCGGTTGCGGTGTGCTGCTGCTGTTCCGGATCTCCTCGGTGCGTTGGCTCGCGGCGGTGATGATCGTGCTGGACATCTTCACCCAGATGGTCGTGATGCCGGCCTACCCGTTCTGGGCCATCATGATCATCGGCGTGAACATCGTCGCGTTGTACGTGCTGTTCGCGCACGGCGGCTCGGCCCCGCAGGAGGTGCTGGCACGCGGCGAGCTGCGACCGAGCATGCCGCGCGACACCGGTAACCTGCCCTACCCGCGCTGA